In Cytobacillus sp. IB215665, a single window of DNA contains:
- a CDS encoding YfkD family protein: MKRISQFIVLLFFMSLINPNVITAEEKKKAAKNQYVIPDSVVNISKENTYPNPTEDLPYLEPSELAKKLIETSNVTIENPDLIRILNESSIGNAPHAIGYRATIFLGEWPLNYESQETTTNWEYQKINTNYFDNRGGEAPQKIFYTQDTQKVVKGGLTSTVPNEEDVKKMMLLKSMDKTKLQLSFQTIVGLGTKKEQVYNIPPKKVGYLYSHSPAVNEKGKVTYGEVYLVLRGNSKRIEVKNVTSQGIGAWIPVQDHVSFSFVTTNHPK, encoded by the coding sequence ATGAAACGTATATCACAGTTTATTGTATTATTATTCTTTATGTCTTTAATAAATCCGAATGTCATTACAGCAGAGGAAAAGAAAAAAGCAGCAAAGAATCAATATGTCATACCTGATTCTGTTGTAAATATTTCAAAAGAAAATACTTACCCAAACCCAACGGAAGATTTACCATACTTGGAGCCAAGTGAACTTGCTAAGAAGCTTATTGAAACATCAAATGTAACAATAGAAAATCCGGATCTCATACGTATTTTAAATGAGTCATCTATAGGGAACGCACCGCATGCAATAGGGTATCGTGCAACGATTTTTTTAGGTGAGTGGCCTTTGAATTATGAATCACAAGAAACGACAACAAACTGGGAATACCAAAAAATTAATACTAATTATTTTGATAATAGAGGAGGAGAAGCACCTCAAAAAATATTTTACACACAGGATACCCAAAAGGTAGTGAAGGGAGGTTTAACTTCAACTGTCCCAAATGAAGAGGATGTAAAAAAGATGATGCTGTTAAAATCAATGGATAAAACTAAATTGCAATTATCGTTTCAAACGATTGTTGGCTTAGGTACAAAAAAAGAGCAAGTTTATAATATACCTCCAAAGAAAGTAGGCTATTTATATTCACACTCACCAGCTGTGAATGAAAAAGGTAAAGTGACCTATGGTGAAGTATATTTAGTGTTAAGGGGTAACAGTAAGAGAATTGAGGTCAAAAATGTAACTTCTCAAGGGATAGGTGCTTGGATTCCTGTCCAAGATCATGTATCATTCTCCTTTGTTACAACAAATCACCCGAAATAA
- a CDS encoding mechanosensitive ion channel family protein, whose product MQTTLDILNTVWQHEITKVIRFGLIVWIAILIINRMVHNFFKRTHFFEERKEQTIESMVRSVTKYVATFAFIIYTLDELFDIEAEKLLAGAGVAGIILGLGAQGLIKDVLSGVFLLYEKQLDKGDFITVNNTYNGTVEEIGLRFLKVREWSGKLLTISNGEIQQIQNYNIENMRVIERVVVSFRENPDDVFKLLEQTCVELNDSLQAYLKTNNEQVLEPFQVYGMTSLNAGFRGYEYTIIGLVDDAHYWTAAKETRRIVAQAMYDHDILMAEGQLIVQNNQEMNDETSTRQFQ is encoded by the coding sequence ATGCAAACTACTTTAGACATATTAAATACAGTATGGCAGCATGAAATAACTAAAGTCATCCGTTTTGGGCTTATCGTGTGGATAGCTATCCTCATTATTAACAGAATGGTTCACAACTTTTTTAAGAGAACACATTTTTTTGAAGAGCGCAAAGAACAAACAATTGAAAGTATGGTTCGTTCAGTTACGAAATACGTAGCTACATTTGCTTTTATAATATATACACTTGATGAGCTTTTTGACATTGAAGCTGAAAAGCTGCTAGCTGGAGCTGGGGTAGCAGGAATCATACTCGGTTTAGGCGCACAAGGGCTAATAAAGGATGTGTTGTCAGGTGTGTTCCTTTTATATGAGAAACAACTAGATAAAGGTGATTTTATCACAGTCAATAACACTTATAATGGTACGGTAGAAGAGATCGGCCTTAGGTTCCTGAAGGTGCGTGAATGGAGTGGCAAGCTACTTACTATAAGCAATGGCGAAATTCAACAAATCCAGAACTATAATATTGAAAATATGCGTGTCATCGAACGCGTTGTCGTTAGTTTTAGAGAAAATCCGGATGATGTATTCAAACTGCTAGAACAAACTTGTGTTGAATTAAATGATTCTTTACAAGCTTATTTAAAGACGAACAATGAACAAGTCCTTGAACCTTTTCAGGTATATGGCATGACGTCCCTAAATGCTGGCTTTCGCGGCTATGAGTATACAATTATCGGCTTAGTGGATGACGCACACTACTGGACTGCAGCGAAAGAGACTAGACGAATTGTTGCCCAAGCTATGTATGACCATGATATTTTAATGGCTGAAGGCCAATTAATTGTACAAAACAACCAAGAAATGAACGACGAGACAAGCACGAGACAATTTCAATAG
- the yfkAB gene encoding radical SAM/CxCxxxxC motif protein YfkAB, which yields MSTTKQKKLISPSNDPWEAYTDVEELGQLELTNIEFTTTTLCNMRCEHCAVGYTLQSKDPHPLALDLLLTRLDEIPHLRSISITGGEPMLSSSSVDGYVKPLLKYAHDRGVRTQLNSNLTVHLSKYEQIIPYLDVLHISHNWGTVEEFAEGGFAMMERKPTFKQREKYFNQIIENSRALSKEGVMVSAETMLNKRTLPYIEKIHHQVVNDMLCARHEIHPMYPSDFASHLEVLSLDELREALHHLLDVRDENTWMLFGTLPFYPCSDKDEDLILLRRLYESKKVSVRNDPDGRSRLNVNIFTGEVIVTDFGDAPPLGNIQSNSLLESYQLWTQSPLAKMVSCHCPAVMCLGPNLLVKDRYYKDTDFLAKETKLVRSEA from the coding sequence ATGAGCACAACAAAACAAAAAAAGTTAATTTCCCCCTCAAATGATCCGTGGGAGGCATACACAGATGTTGAGGAGTTAGGTCAACTAGAATTAACAAATATTGAATTCACTACGACAACTTTATGTAATATGCGCTGCGAGCACTGTGCAGTCGGCTATACGTTACAATCAAAGGATCCTCATCCATTGGCCCTTGATCTATTATTAACGAGGCTAGATGAGATTCCACATTTACGCTCCATAAGTATTACTGGTGGTGAGCCAATGCTATCTTCATCCTCAGTTGATGGATATGTTAAACCGTTATTAAAATACGCTCATGATCGTGGTGTGCGCACACAATTGAACTCAAACCTTACAGTTCATTTAAGTAAATATGAACAAATCATTCCATATTTAGACGTACTTCACATATCACACAACTGGGGAACGGTTGAAGAATTTGCTGAGGGTGGTTTTGCGATGATGGAGCGCAAGCCAACGTTTAAACAACGGGAAAAGTATTTTAACCAAATTATCGAAAATAGCCGAGCATTGTCAAAAGAGGGCGTTATGGTCTCTGCAGAAACGATGTTAAACAAAAGGACTCTCCCTTATATAGAAAAGATCCACCATCAAGTTGTCAATGATATGCTCTGTGCACGTCACGAGATTCATCCGATGTATCCGAGCGATTTTGCTAGTCACTTAGAAGTTCTCTCATTAGATGAACTCCGAGAAGCCCTTCATCACTTACTTGACGTACGTGATGAAAATACATGGATGCTTTTTGGCACACTACCTTTTTACCCTTGCAGTGATAAAGATGAAGATCTCATCTTGCTAAGACGTCTATATGAGAGTAAAAAAGTATCCGTAAGAAATGATCCTGACGGTCGTTCTCGATTAAATGTAAACATATTTACTGGTGAAGTCATTGTCACAGATTTCGGTGATGCCCCCCCATTAGGGAATATACAATCGAATTCTTTATTAGAATCTTATCAGCTTTGGACGCAATCTCCTTTAGCAAAAATGGTAAGCTGCCACTGTCCTGCTGTAATGTGTCTTGGTCCCAATTTATTAGTAAAGGATCGTTATTACAAAGACACCGACTTTCTAGCAAAAGAAACGAAATTAGTAAGAAGCGAAGCTTAG